One Leishmania panamensis strain MHOM/PA/94/PSC-1 chromosome 24 sequence genomic region harbors:
- a CDS encoding DNA replication licensing factor MCM5, putative (TriTrypDB/GeneDB-style sysID: LpmP.24.0890), whose product MQSDLGTVHVTNFHGSDALPGDGYNGRGSVDGNSEVGADIRLLTKEFVTRFRLHHEFLYMDMLRSNLSAGLHYVELQMSHLQQFSGVLFGAVQHNPTRALPLMEHAMWELAQERKLFPAYSRETTIQVQLFWGVPPMSLRNLAQAAVAQLVCVSGIVVKSSSTHARCVRAAIQCTSCRSKAYINGGRSIDLPPQCMENSGRGGAGGGGLGSGGGTSSAKCRPNPYVLLPMESEYEDQQIIKLQELHEDVPTGELPRHLTVVVDRYLVDRISPGSRVQIVGVVSVQEKRGGFDNARGGGRGRTAVGLRAQYLRCVGLMFRTTQDVCCAVVSVNQNFSSRVRSRTTMTWQPEEEASFKAFAKQGGVFQRLSASIDPAIFGLEDQKKAIVCLLFGGTRKRSGSNFLRGDMNVLFIGDPSTAKSQLLKFVEKVAPIGIYTSGKGSSAAGLTASVISNGNGDFVLEAGSMVLADGGVVCIDEFDKMREQDQVAIHEAMEQQTISIAKANLTTMLNSRTSVLAAANPTLGSYDPLRSNEDQMDFQSSILSRFDLIFKVIDPRNPETDQRLAHHVIGLHKSASGNGRRCGGGRPGASASAGSGASASAAQSSHGEVVDRGFFTKYISYARSTCRPVISEEAMKVLLDFYVQVRRDAHQQTLQAISGNGSAAGGGGASSSKTPIIQITARQLESLVRITESLARMRLDVLASRSDAEEAIKLFKIATVDAIKSGVADQTLTEAQSELVLRVEEAVRRRVTLGATVEHHRLLSELARMGFDAKLVERALYAMVKREELEWRKQRTLLHRVR is encoded by the coding sequence ATGCAGTCGGATCTTGGCACGGTCCACGTCACAAACTtccacggcagcgacgcgctgccCGGTGACGGCTACAATGGCCGTGGCAGTGTAGACGGCAACAGCGAGGTGGGCGCTGACATCCGCCTCCTCACCAAGGAGTTTGTCACGCGGTTTCGCCTGCATCATGAGTTTCTCTACATGGACATGCTGCGGAGCAACTTGTCAGCTGGGCTGCACTACGTGGAGCTTCAAATGTCGCACTTGCAGCAGTTCAGCGGCGTACTCTTTGGGGCCGTGCAGCACAACCCCACCCGTGCACTGCCCCTGATGGAGCACGCAATGTGGGAGCTGGCGCAGGAGCGCAAGTTGTTCCCTGCCTACAGTCGCGAGACGACGATTCAGGTCCAGCTCTTCTGGGGCGTCCCCCCCATGTCGCTGCGCAACCTCGCCCAGgccgccgtggcgcagctTGTTTGCGTGAGCGGCATTGTCGTCAAGTCCAGCTCCACACATGCTCGCTGTGTCCGGGCGGCTATCCAGTGCACGAGCTGTCGCAGCAAAGCCTACATCAACGGCGGGCGGTCGATTGATCTGCCACCGCAGTGCATGGAGAacagcggccgcggtggggctggtggtggcggccttggcagtggtggaggtACGTCCTCCGCCAAGTGCCGACCGAACCCCTATGTGCTTCTACCCATGGAGAGCGAGTACGAAGACCAGCAGATCATCAAACTGCAGGAACTGCACGAGGACGTGCCGACCGGTGAACTGCCGCGACACCTGACGGTGGTTGTGGACCGCTACTTAGTTGACCGCATCAGCCCCGGTTCCCGGGTTCAGATCGTCGGCGTCGTCTCAGTCCAGGAGAAGCGTGGTGGCTTTGACAACgcacgcggcggtggccgtggTCGCACGGCGGTAGGCTTGCGTGCGCAGTACTTGCGCTGTGTCGGTCTCATGTTCCGCACTACGCAGGATGTCTGCTGTGCGGTGGTGAGCGTGAACCAGAACTTCTCCTCCCGTGTGCGATCACGCACAACCATGACGTGGCAaccagaggaggaggcgtccTTCAAGGCCTTCGCGAAGCAAGGTGGGGTGTTCCAGAGGCTCTCTGCCAGCATCGATCCTGCCATCTTCGGCTTGGAGGATCAGAAGAAGGCGATTGTGTGCCTCCTGTTCGGCGGTACCCgcaagcgcagcggcagcaacttCCTGCGGGGCGACATGAACGTTCTCTTCATTGGCGACCCGTCGACGGCCAAGTCACAGCTGCTGAAGTTCGTGGAGAAGGTGGCCCCGATTGGCATCTACACCTCTGGAAaaggcagcagtgccgccggcCTCACCGCATCTGTCATCTCGAACGGCAACGGCGACTTTGTGCTCGAGGCGGGGTCGATGGTGCTGgccgacggcggcgttgtGTGCATTGACGAGTTCGACAAGATGCGAGAGCAGGATCAGGTCGCCATTCACGAAGCAATGGAGCAGCAGACCATCTCTATTGCCAAGGCGAATCTCACAACAATGCTAAACAGCCGCACGTCGGTGCTGGCCGCTGCGAACCCGACTCTCGGCAGCTATGACCCTCTGCGGTCCAACGAGGACCAGATGGACTTCCAGAGCTCCATCCTGTCTCGCTTCGACCTCATCTTCAAGGTGATTGACCCCCGCAACCCCGAGACGGATCAGCGGCTGGCTCACCATGTCATCGGGCTGCATAAGAGCGCCAGCGGCAACGGTaggcgatgcggcggtggtcgccCGGGTGCGTCCGCCTCAGCTGGTAGTGGGGCGAGTGCCTCTGCGGCGCAGAGTAGCCACGGCGAAGTGGTGGACCGCGGTTTCTTTACCAAGTACATCTCCTACGCCCGCTCCACCTGCCGTCCGGTCATTTCAGAGGAAGCGAtgaaggtgctgctcgacttCTACGTTCAGGTGCGCCGAGACGCACATCAGCAAACCCTCCAGGCGATCAGCGGCAACGGTAGCGCAgcgggcggtggtggcgcgagcagcagcaagacaCCCATCATCCAGATCACGGCCCGGCAGCTGGAGAGCCTCGTGCGCATTACGGAGTCGCTGGCCCGTATGCGGCTTGACGTGCTTGccagccgcagcgatgcCGAAGAGGCCATCAAGCTCTTCAAGATCGCCACCGTCGACGCCATCAAGAGCGGTGTGGCGGACCAAACCCTGACGGAGGCGCAGAGTGAACTTGTCCTGcgcgtggaggaggcggtgcgccgccgcgtcacACTCGGGGCCACGgtcgagcaccaccgcctcctgtCGGAGCTTGCACGCATGGGCTTCGACGCGAAGCTCGTGGAGCGTGCCCTGTACGCGATGGTAAAGCGAGAGGAGTTGGAGTGGCGCAAGCAGCGCACTCTGCTGCACCGTGTGAGATGA
- a CDS encoding hypothetical protein (TriTrypDB/GeneDB-style sysID: LpmP.24.0900) — translation MSNSNPMATCVKAEQPMTGSRPDTETRATTTCASPVATTEAAALSSATVDFSAIPTSNALLSARLKRELKSLWCANDPATTALRDTSGTIMARGTPPKSAEVASVVPPFKVGTVEIYRRFPEAYDLLMDHHNCTAVRHTLLEDVLGRIARTGTIAPGPVDAAAETSGQRRTQPWVRVADFGCGTGRIEGMVAQHPAVQVIYAYDSEVSMLRRCLANTVRSAAQSGHYDTVTLLPVAAPAETIGEGNTPSAASHALSSPSVLCGADHSKAETKAPSAVLQLCLRPVPFQAIQSNFLTETQHPRCPLVVCAWSLSYVMRMQWGEDRWHAAVDSVVQSLLSLLDNTRSDAAVVILETLGNGSAVPTRQSTYTQRLEERFGFTRTWVRTDYEFKSTADAERMVRFFFGEKMLAQLTSDDVRSGAGENGVTDDTGSGGGCRLMECTGIWTHWKAREAPAGATQ, via the coding sequence ATGAGCAACAGCAACCCGATGGCCACGTGCGTCAAGGCCGAGCAACCCATGACGGGGTCCAGGCCTGACACAGAGACCCGTGCAACGACAACATGCGCTTCCCCAGTAGCCACCACGGAAGCCGCAGCACTGTCGTCGGCAACGGTGGACTTCAGTGCCATTCCGACGAGCAATGCACTTTTGAGTGCGCGACTGAAAAGAGAGCTGAAGTCTCTCTGGTGTGCGAATGaccccgccaccacggcactTCGAGACACCAGCGGAACGATAATGGCTCGCGGCACACCGCCCAAGTCCGCTGAGGTGGCCTCCGTTGTACCGCCCTTCAAGGTCGGTACGGTTGAAATATACCGCCGCTTTCCGGAGGCCTACGATCTGCTCATGGACCACCACAACTGCACTGCCGTGCGCCACACACTCCTGGAAGACGTGCTGGGCCGCATTGCTCGCACGGGTACTATAGCGCCAGGACCAGTGGATGCCGCTGCGGAGACTTCGGGTCAGCGCCGCACGCAGCCGTGGGTGCGCGTGGCGGACTTTGGGTGCGGCACGGGACGCATCGAGGGGATGGTAGCGCAGCACCCTGCCGTTCAGGTCATCTACGCGTACGACAGCGAGGTATcgatgctgcggcgctgtCTGGCGAACACCGTCCGGAGTGCAGCTCAGTCCGGTCATTACGACACCGTGACTCTGCTACCCGTGGCCGCGCCGGCAGAGACGATAGGAGAAGGCAATACtcccagcgccgcctctcaCGCGCTGTCGTCACCATCTGTGTTGTGCGGCGCGGACCACAGCAAGGCGGAAACAAAGGCGCCAtcagcagtgctgcaacTGTGCCTCCGCCCTGTACCATTTCAGGCAATTCAGTCAAACTTTCTCACAGAAACGCAGCACCCCCGCTGCCCCCTGGTTGTCTGCGCGTGGTCTCTCTCCTACGTCATGCGAATGCAGTGGGGCGAGGACCGCTGGCACGCCGCTGTAGACTCCGTTGTGCAGTCACTGCTAAGTCTGCTTGATAACACGCGCTCggatgcggcggtggtcaTACTAGAGACGCTGGGTAACGGCTCTGCGGTCCCGACGCGGCAGAgcacgtacacgcagcgGCTGGAGGAGCGCTTTGGGTTCACACGGACGTGGGTACGCACGGACTACGAGTTCAAGAGCACAGCCGACGCAGAACGCATGGTGCGCTTTTTCTTTGGCGAAAAgatgctggcgcagctcaccTCAGACGATGTTCGTAGTGGAGCCGGAGAGAATGGCGTTACTGACGACAcgggcagtggtggcggctgtCGCCTAATGGAGTGCACGGGCATTTGGACACACTGgaaggcgagagaagcgCCGGCGGGAGCCACTCAGTGA
- a CDS encoding hypothetical protein (TriTrypDB/GeneDB-style sysID: LpmP.24.0910) gives MKLLHSKSTAEPILAVTACPCANLFGLVTRSSAAVYRSTTLTTVFNFSLKPFQSALRDNAADEERRNDTSVCCCWSPSGRLFTLAMPSGLLLVLDVEGGALVRFLTPGATAPVSSDGASGSSSTPASTSVPRVPTTLPPGRPVLAMGWCAVPSLFSRHVNAMHVDMQTRCLPVRTGVTTALLDEVAQGSSISLFGAGDASHLLFSTAATSGRYPADAKRASRSISLLMVLGCDGVLRCLIGGLYEVQRLELSLPSCYPTLPVSGLRGNVAAWEDVVVEDMQVRHCTVSTGASAGSRTHPQRETGLPGWMCFGESVVSCVRPAVAQQHRLYLTVAGALSSGAAAPAVWEVNLHANLSALAAPHWLALCYVREYTRIAREVYEKAAREWHAVLRRRLWAHLGLPAVAPLLSSAILAQLTEPDPLELYKYAKQQLMHAAVTEDLEVMATAVQRAIDDVTHVCYRCCEAAMACTVYLREADTVTQHLGTLRRLCESFLRRVTREAESARDLALWVLQQSHYWSRSSRFAMGPADERAPVGAEEDQRERLSAVSSPSAAVAATTEMTHSPSPQQPPSVVDEVPLSATRQPTLLSYLSSVTSQETNVEDDPVVCICEQLAISLQDCASLPASAMAPLPACIVLSNVQESGATSASPASQFLCCVVKGTEEGERGSRDGRDDNEDIIDTSVTVNGGDGYGNDDGMANGYYPRYETGLEDVALGEGTRDVACGECGCALVTEGVDIHVLRCAATAANTIRPLQIGTYKVVVHRDGDAGDDCADSSAASGAVLEAGPTVDVDITLITSRLKVDLSSSHSYAAPSVIYGATWYGYLEADRHVVVCQPNSITTDRSAGSGAQSRSAAPAPFFVAVVDGSGRLVTVDEEERDDGDNEDGGDAADSSAAALSTEAALCEVTGMEGVPLRVSMSRARSFCVVASVTKYIVLSLYDDDY, from the coding sequence ATGAAGCTTCTCCACTCCAAGTCGACTGCGGAGCCAATCCTGGCTGTCACCGCGTGTCCGTGCGCAAACCTCTTCGGTCTCGTCACGCGGAGCTCGGCCGCTGTCTATCGCTCCACTACCCTCACCACGGTCTTCAACTTCTCCCTGAAGCCCTTCCAGTCCGCACTCAGGGACAATGCGGCAGATGAGGAGAGGCGCAATGACACCTcggtctgctgctgctggtcgcCGTCAGGTCGCCTGTTCACCCTTGCGATGCCATCGGGGCTCCTGCTCGTGCTAGACGTCGAGGGTGGTGCCTTGGTGCGCTTCCTCACTCCTGGCGCCACGGCCCCTGtaagcagcgacggcgctaGTGGCTCCAGCTCGACACCCGCATCAACGAGTGTGCCTCGAGTCCCCACAACGCTCCCGCCCGGCCGCCCTGTGCTCGCCATGGGTTGGTGTGCGGTGccgtcgctcttctcccGGCACGTTAACGCCATGCACGTGGATATGCAGACCCGATGTCTTCCAGTCCGCACTGGCGTGACGACTGCGTTGCTCGATGAGGTTGCTCAAGGCTCCTCTATTTCTCTCTTCGGCGCGGGGGACGCGTCGCATCTGCTCTTCTCAACTGCCGCGACGAGTGGTAGATACCCGGCAGATGCGAAACGCGCCAGTAGATCCATATCGCTGCTCATGGTGCTTGGCTGCGACGGTGTTCTTCGCTGCCTAATCGGCGGTCTGTACGAGGTACAACGCCTAGAACTGTCGCTTCCGTCGTGCTACCCTACCCTGCCTGTCAGCGGGCTTCGCGGCAACGTGGCCGCCTGGGAGGACGTCGTCGTTGAAGACATGCAGGTACGCCACTGCACTGTGTCTACTGGGGCCTCAGCTGGCAGTAGGACGCACCCACAAAGAGAAACGGGACTACCCGGCTGGATGTGCTTTGGTGAGTCGGTCGTGAGCTGTGTCCGTCCTGCCGTggcccagcagcaccgcttgTATTTGACTGTTGCGGGCGCGTTATcgagcggtgccgcagcacctgcagtgtGGGAGGTGAACTTGCACGCCAACCTCTCCGCCCTGGCTGCCCCACATTGGCTCGCGTTGTGCTATGTGCGCGAGTACACCCGCATCGCACGTGAAGTGTATGAGAAAGCTGCTCGCGAGTGGCATGCAGTGCTGCGGAGACGTCTCTGGGCACACCTTGGACTTCCCGCTGTCGCGCCACTTCTCTCCTCAGCCATCCTGGCGCAGCTCACGGAACCTGACCCCTTGGAGCTCTACAAGTACGCGAAGCAGCAACTAATGCACGCCGCTGTGACCGAGGACCTTGAGGTGATGGCgacagcagtgcagcgcgcGATTGACGACGTCACACATGTGTGCTACCGGTGCTGTGAAGCTGCCATGGCGTGTACCGTGTACCTCCGCGAGGCGGACACCGTcacgcagcacctcggcacTCTGCGGCGACTCTGCGAATCCTTTCTACGACGCGTcacgagagaggcggagagcgcACGTGACTTGGCGCTGTGGGTGCTGCAACAGTCGCACTACTGGTCACGCAGCTCCCGCTTCGCGATGGGTCCGGCGGATGAGCGAGCACCAGTGGGGGCTGAAGAGGATCAGCGGGAGAGGTTGTCAGCGGTGTCGTCACcgtctgctgcggtggcggcaacgaCTGAAATGACCCACTCACCTTCGCCGCAACAGCCACCGTCCGTGGTGGACGAAGTCCCGCTTAGCGCGACGCGCCAGCCCACCCTTCTGAGCTACCTTTCTTCTGTTACTTCGCAAGAGACCAACGTGGAGGACGACCCGGTGGTTTGCATCTGTGAGCAGCTTGCCATCAGCCTGCAAGACTGCGCGTCGTTGCCGGCGTCGGCGATGGCTCCCCTTCCAGCCTGCATCGTGTTGTCGAATGTGCAAGAGAGTggtgccacctccgcctcgcctGCATCGCAGTTCCTGTGCTGTGTTGTGAAGGGAaccgaagagggagagcggggaaGCCGTGACGGCAGGGATGACAATGAAGACATAATTGACACTTCCGTCACCGTCAATGGCGGCGACGGTTACGGTAACGATGATGGAATGGCTAATGGTTACTACCCACGGTACGAGACGGGCCTGGAGGACGTTGCACTCGGGGAAGGTACTCGTGACGTGGCATGTGGCGAGTGTGGCTGCGCGCTCGTCACGGAAGGGGTCGACATACatgtgctgcgctgcgctgccaccgcagccaaTACAATTCGGCCTCTGCAGATTGGCACGTacaaggtggtggtgcaccgtGACGGCGATGCTGGGGACGACTGCGCCGACTCATCCGCAGCTTCTGGCGCTGTGCTCGAGGCAGGCCCTACGGTAGACGTAGACATAACCCTCATCACATCCCGCCTCAAGGTGGACCTCTCCAGCAGCCACAGCTATGCAGCACCTTCTGTCATCTACGGTGCCACTTGGTACGGCTACCTTGAAGCGGATCGGCACGTTGTTGTCTGTCAGCCAAACTCCATCACCACAGATCGTTCTGCAGGCTCTGGTGCCCAGAGCAGGTCGGCTGCGCCGGCACCCTTCTTCGTCGCCGTtgtcgacggcagcggccgaCTAGTGACAGTTGATGAGGAAGAgcgcgacgacggcgacaacgaagatggcggtgatgcggCAGACTCTTCAGCCGCAGCGTTGTCaacggaggcggcgctgtgcgagGTGACCGGGATGGagggcgtgccgctgcgcgtgAGCATGAGCCGTGCCCGCAGCTTCTGCGTAGTCGCTAGTGTGACCAAGTACATTGTACTCTCCCTCTACGATGATGACTActga
- a CDS encoding hypothetical protein (TriTrypDB/GeneDB-style sysID: LpmP.24.0920) yields the protein MSAFMEKYHIRKVLGISMSVVQSFWHWTRDRLWPIYSAAVVISLFQMIAVASEKQILADHYYGDVDGKFEETKDDLVRDAKKLFNEEVAVAVKEHVWQLPPAAFRREYNSRLGSA from the coding sequence ATGTCCGCATTCATGGAGAAGTACCACATCCGCAAGGTGCTCGGCATCTCCATGAGCGTTGTGCAGTCCTTCTGGCACTGGACGCGTGATCGACTATGGCCCATCTactccgccgccgtcgtcattTCCCTCTTCCAGATGATCGCCGTCGCCTCAGAGAAGCAGATCCTCGCCGACCACTACTACGGCGATGTGGATGGCAAGTTCGAAGAGACCAAGGATGACCTCGTGCGCGACGCCAAGAAGCTGTTcaacgaggaggtggcggtggcggtgaaaGAACACGTGTGGCAGCTGCCCCCGGCGGCGTTCCGTCGCGAGTACAACAGCCGGCTTGGCAGCGCCTAG